GGCGCTTTTCAGCCAAGATATGACAGTTCAAAATtgttgtccgaagttaggcactTTTACGGAATGTTTTTTCGACTGTGTAACCTATAAGTAATGTGTTTCGTTAGTATAAATTGAGTTATAAaataaaacgatccataggtgtatttcgtgtccaacaaaaCGATTCAAATGCACGCTTCGAgttcaaaaaataatgaaattccCGGTACATGGCGCTAGGTTTAAAGATGCTTCACATAAAGAGCTGATTATTACATCCTCAGCGGGGCATTCTATAAAAGCAAGCGACGCCTCTATAGTTGTTAATATCCTCAACTCTCATTTCACACCTCTCGCTTTCACCACTGCCTTGCAAGAGAAGAAATCAATGTCTCCCGCCTGGTGTCGTAATCATTGATGACGTCAAACAAAAGAACGGACTCTCTGTGAACTGCGATTACCTCCGGCGCTTTGGATTCGTTTTATTTTGCCGATTTCGGTGTTGCCGAGCGGAGCATGTTGTTTATGTATTACTAAGCTCTAAAGCTGAGATTTCTGCATATTTATTCCCGTAGAGGGACAATGACAGCAAGTTACCAAATTGAATGGATAGGCTTGCTTATCTGGTCTACAGGCAGACAGCTGGCTCAATTTATCCACAACTGTAAGAATTTCTCAGAGTCTGTATTCTGGAACCTTTTAGATTTAACCGCTACCGTACCGGTATAATATACTTTGTTTGtctgtcttttttttttgtattttaggaGATTTGCTTAGAGCCAATTTCTGTGTTGTCACAGTGGTATAATTCTATGCAGCTGGGTTTACTGTATTCTGGTTTTACAGTATTCTGGTATTACCGTAGAAaactgaataaatatataatcatATGATTGATGAAAGCGATAGACCCATGGCAAGCATAACATCAGAACATGGTATTACACTTGAACAATATGAATTAGTCTATATTATTACAACTGCGGAACTGCAATATCAGAATAtcctgaatattaaaaaaacctATATAGTCTACCATACACAGCCTATCGTAGAGCCTAAAAGGCTTGTAAGTTACTCAAACTGCATTACTGCCTAGCTTTAATTTCAGCTATAAAGTTTTAAACATTTGAGACAACAATTCATATGAGACAGCAGACATGTCATTTGCTGTCTTCAAAATATAGCGGTATCTGACATGAATAGGTCCATCTAGCTAAAACATTCattcttttaattttctttatCTAGATACAAATCagctatatatttatataaaacctcgtattgtaaatttaatatatttgaactgaaaactataaaaaaaatgtcaaaatcaCGGAGCAAAAGCCCTGATTTGAATTCAGTAAAAAAAACGAAACACAGCAAGCATAGTAGTAAAAGCAGTAAACGATCGAGGTCGCGATCACGGGAACGCCATTCCAGTTCACGACATCGTGATCGATCAGCAGAACGAAAACGTCATCGTGGTTCCAGGTCAAGTTCTCGAAGGTCGCGATCAAGGTCACGATCGTATGAGCGTGTCGATATGTTTGGCCGAGCTATCAGCAAGCGAACTGCTCAAGAAGAAAAGAAACGAAGAGAGGAAGAAGAAGTCCGAGCAGAAATGGAACGACAAAGAGTAATGTAAGAAACAAGACTCGTTgaattttaatcttttttttatattataatatacgTCATGCACTTGTCATGTAAGATCAAGACTTGtcgattttttaaatttttaatgacATATTGAAGCCTTTCACTTGATTTTGTAGGAcatcatttaaatatttcataatgtgtgcataaataatatcaaaataatacCAGAGTAAAGAATATTAGCAAATGCAAAGTAAATGTTCTTGGCGCTCCAcagagtgtgtgtaccaataatgtggaggtaaccaattttgtttgccaaatttacatcaagttgtgtaaagggactaaaacttATTCacagggggtgtattcacttggctaacacagacagttcctgaacccgtaatagaactaaaataaggaaaatcggaataaaattatggcctaaccctaacctggtacacacacttcaaGAGCATCAATTCCCCCTATAAAACAGTAAGATCCTTCCTGGTTGGGGAAACGCCGATGTAGTCTATAAAGCTCCAGTTATTAATAACCAACCCATGTCAACttctacaaaataaataatgcaTTACACCCAACTTTCCAGACGTCAGAAGGAACTTGAAGAGAAAAAGATTGAAGAAGAAACAGCAAAACGAGTGGAAGCTCTTGTCGAGAAACGAGTCCAGGAAGAATTGGAAAAACGGAAGGCTGACATAGAGGCCGAGGTGAATATTGGATTGGATTATTGGATTGAACAGGGcatggttctcaacctttttcaacaaattccttttCTTTGGCCATTTTGAAACTCTTTATTCCTTCCTCATTATGCAAAAAATTGTATTCTTTTATTTAATAAGGTTCTCTGTTTAGCTAGCTTTGAGTGTAATTCGCACTCCAGCTTTTGTGTCGTTTGAATGTTTGCATAAATATGCATTACAAAAATACTAACTATTATTAGTAAAAGAACACTGAATACAgggtaatatttttgtatttccgCATCAAAAACGGGGAAATTCAACTTGTGGAAGAAATTTTAGTCGTAAGTTTCAAATGTCAGGTTCAAAGTGCACTCCCCTTCTCACGAAGTGTGTAATAGTGCACTACGTAGGTAGATCATATGTTAAATCAGTATTACTGTAACCACTAGGGCATGATGGCCTGATTGTGCGTTTGGTTTAACTGTTGGCATCGCAGtttgaaaaatcaattttaaccTTACTcggagtgtaataaattggaccAAATTCAAAATCGGTAATTGCAgccatttgataaatattgtGTTTCTTTCCGTATCAGGGATTCTTGCTTGGGGTAAATTGTATGGTATCATAAATTTTGTTATCATAGAATATAAATATTACCTATATTGGGGTATAGCCGCCCCCATAGGGTAGAGAAATTTTATTGCACTAAGCATCTGATCAATATGTATTATCAATATCATGTTAATCAATAAGTAGcctatattaaatatttcatataatataaaaataaaatgaaattatttactGGAATGTATAGTAATATCATTGCACAATCATATGGAATACCCTTGGTTACATAACAGTTGACAATTAATTGTGTTACCTTATCAGACCAGATTCAAAGAAAGTCTCTCAGTCTCTCAGAAAGccagaataaataaaatcaatacaaATATCACTGATACTATCAAAGACCACTATGGATTTATGTTAAGGATAGGCATACACTTCCCAAATATGATTTTCGTATACTATAACATAGGTTCATTGTATAAGCCATATTGATTAGAGGAGAGCTTAGAATATCAATATAAGAATATTTGTCAAAAGAAAGGGATTTCCCTCCAGTGGAAATCATTTAAAAGCCTGATTTTTCTCTGTATTTAATAGAGTAAATGCTGATCTATTCCATTGAAATATGTTTGTGTGTAGCAAGACTCTTTGAGTCAAATAGAATAGTTATCTTTaatcttgctacagcatccttgcgttacgCACACATCCACTTGATAAAATACGTCTATGCCACAATAATGACAAACACGCAGCATTGTGTGTCACTAGTttgagaataaaaaattaaaaaaatcgaCTGGTGATTTTTCTACCCAGGTTCCAAGCGTTGCATATTTATCTATGATATGCAAGAGGAGCAAAgcttgaatattttcaattatgttAATCAAATCAGTGACATTTTAATTAAGCTAGGGTGGCATATAATATTCTAGCGCCTCATAAAAATTTTAGCACCTGATAATTTGTCAAGTATATCTTGTGTTGAAACTTGCAATGCGCTGAAATAAtgatgaatattcaaaatcagaTATTTAAGGTTTTTCgtaattaaaattgtttttttttttctgaaaaattttcaacttttacaTCAAAATGTCTGATTTTATTACGATtgtagtgtgcagcaagactcttgaatcatgTAGAATTTTTCTTCCTTTTTATTACAACTTATCTACAGTTGTTGAGAGGATCTAAGTGCGATAGTTCCATGGACAACAAAAGGATTCAACTCTAAATTATTCTACTTTTATTCTTTACAGTTACAGCAGTATGTCATTCAAGTACTAAATCAACCAAGAAAATTGGAATCACGcactatataaatatatgcagATAGGAGTTTTTTTTCTTAATAATTTGAGGGAAAATGCTTCATCGTGTTACACTATTAAGAGTTTTAAAATAAGTATTTTATAGACCGTGCAAAAATATCTACTTTCTAGTATTTAGTACAGTTTTACGAAATTTATAGGTTTAAATTAGATAAATTTATATCCTATATTTAGGTACACTAAAGTTCTTTTCTAAGCAATTTATTTTggttgaatttttaaaatgtccCATTTTGCTATGAAGTTATGATATATGGCTGAGTTGACATAAATCATAATCTTACTGCAATAGTAGGCCATACTGAAaatgctttttaaatttttctaaaaataaaattggaaatttgaattctgaaattaagatttcctttatcatatcTGAACAGGTTGCAAGACGTGTCGAAGTGATGAAGACTGAAATGGAAAAGAAAATGATAGAGGAACTAGAACGCCAGCGTCTCGCAGAGATTAAAGCAAAACAAGATATGGAGGTAGAGTTTATTACTTTATTCtatgtaaaaataaaagtctATTACCAGAGGTGGCCAAGATtgaacaaattattttattataaatacattttgaaataaattttgattatagAATATTCAATAAGCTTCAAATggagttatttttaaagtagGTATTTGCACAAATCATTATGTgctattaaaaatattgaatttgttgaaatataatGGATGATTGTGGCACTGTTTTTACTGATATTAGAATTTGCacatttgattcaaaatttcctGGTTTAAGAATTATACTGTATTGAATATACAATGAACCTAACTGTGTTCGATTCGTTTTGGGCACCTCTGGCTACTATTGAAAAACTTACCTTATTTAGACCTTGCTTCACCAAAATCAAACTAGACTTACAACCTAGGAATATCAATAATAGGGTTTTCATTCTTCTGTTGGATGAAGACTGTCAGATATAAAATTGACTGTTTCTCTGGAAACAGCCAAAATACCTTGCGATACTTGAAGGTGTAATAACTAAATAATGTTGGACTGTATGTGTTGTTGATATGACTTGGCCTTTTTTATGCCGGTTTGCTTAATAAATGCAAGCCCTAAGGTGCTCAACTAGAAATGCGTTCTGCGTAGGTAATAAAAGTGTTGCAAGTTTCCACTGAGTAGTCAACACATTCCCACTCttcgaaatgtaaaaaaaaaaaaattttggtagCCTATCATACATATCAGATTTTTACATCGTCAAGACCGCTGGAAGCCTGCATTTTTCCGCTAGCTCTTGCGGTCTAACTTGTCAAAATTACCTATTTCAAACCTACCTCttcctttgaaaatttcactgCCCAGCAACTGTAACCCATTCTGTCAACACTCATACAGCCCTGCACTATTTTTAACATATTATTCTTGTTAATATTTTTGGTTCAAGTAGAATAGTACTAAGTAAAATCATCAGCCAGCTAAACATATCTACCCTTCAATTTATTAGAATTCTTGAAGTTTGCAAGTCTCTGTGGCTGAAAATATTTAAGTCACCCGCGGAGGGTGTAGCGCTTATATGACTGATTTGGTAGGTAAGTAATGCATATGCATCGATGAACAACTGACAGCAAAGTCTTGTGTGTATAGAAAGCTTTGTTCTGTTGTTTGGAGAAGATTACCCAGGTCGAACATTGTTTTCTCGACTTTCGTTGCAGCAGCTAGTTCCAGCGGGTTCTAGGAAAATTtgccgcataggaaaaatcgcaGTGAGAAAAATTGCCGgatttaaaaaagattcattaTGTAAtaagagcataccctaacctaacctaactgttttaatcacaaatacttgttttacagcaaaatgctcttgcggttTTTCCTATGTggcgaattttccggacacggTTCTGGCGTATAGTTGCCACTGAGCTCCTAGTAAAGTATACACAACTGTTAACAGGAACAATATCACGCTTGCCAGCTTTCCAATTGTTCTGGCCTCATAGATAGTGTTTTTATTGACATTTGACTCATTGGCAAAACCTATATTATTTGTCTTTGTGTGTTGTGCTTCATAACAACAAGTGTTTATCGTGTTGTTGGCTACACCATACCTCAGAAAACATTGACAGAcacaaaatttcatttgtttaCTGTATACCTCACATGTTAAGGATCTAATGTATGTCTTTTTTGCGGATTTTTGCTCTTCTGAAGATATAGGAGTTATCATATACTAAAGTTccctattttttatataataattatgatttcaatgaaaaataccacaaatttttaccaaaaagctgattttaggtatttttacaatcaaaacaaatttttcaatatcgGAATTCCAGCTTACTTTCAGACTAGCTTTTATGAGCACTGTTAGGTGGATTTTTAGTGTTTGTTCCAACGCGCCATTACTGAGATAAAATGTTTACGTTTTTTAATCTAAAATCTTGTTTCGCATTTACCCAGAATCAAGAGGAAAAGAAAAGGGAAGAATTGGAGAGAATTATggaagaaaataacaaaaaaatagcTGAAGCACAGAAAAAACTGGTAAGTACTTTTTTCATagaaatttgctcaaaacaaCTTCTATAAAGACTGTAAATAGAAGTTAAAGTTAGATAGATGAGTCAGcgggtgtggcgcatcgtgcctggcattaggaatacgctcgccgctGCACTTCGGATTACCCGGCGTGAGAtggcaggtttgaatcccatgcggagTTAATTATGTGCGATAAGATTGCTGGACACCTTGTcattgtagggtggttcatgttaccgctggtcggttacggcttcctccaccttAAGTCCAttcatatgaaaacaaataactggctaactaatcccatatagTTTTATATCTGTGACAGAGatgtttttatattgaaaacttGAAACCATGGATGTTTTCCTGGCCTCTGACGctggaaaattcttcctatacattacgattgcaaaatttttggtgctTAATTTATGGGTGATTTCTCGAGTTGGCGCCTACTGGTTtatatgtttgaaaaatatctGGGTGTCTGTTATAACATCTATAGTTGCGTTACATTTTGCGTATTGCTGACGATCCAATATAAAGTGAGACGCTTATATTGCGAATATCTCTGACTGGTTTATGAGTAAAAAGCATGATGAATAAGATGTCTAAAAAAATCAAGTAGAACTCAGACTGAGTGCTTGGAGTGACCTCGGAGCGGTGCTCAAATACTTAGGCACCAAGGTAGTTCAAATCTAGGGATTGTGGTCACATTCTAGGCTGAAAATATTCTTATTTGAAACGTTGTgtttatgaatcaataaatttaacAGGCCTACATGTCGACAAACAAAATGGCATAAAGGCTACACATTAataatcacaaaattgagttttattcatAACaccagcaattttttttttgtgtaagtgcgccacgagtttttttttttcgataattAGGCTCTGCACGAACAAAAGAGATCATTGTAAATTCATAGAAATGGTAATTTTCCATTACAATGAATGACAAGGTTTTGAAAGAAAAGGAAACAGGAAACAATAATTCCTGATCAATAATGTGAAAGTTTACTCTCTCAATGTAGCAACCAAGCGGCCGGGCGCTCTCTGAATGATGTCTGTAAAAATGTCTTGATCCAATTATGTCACTCTTGTCCCAGTTGTATGAATCTCACTTCATATTAATACTCTATTCAATTTGTTTCAATTAATTTATTACGCCAGAACATCGTGTTCTATATCAAATACCGCAAACAAATCAATTAACACAGGCAAATACAATAATAGCACAGTAAAATACCACAATATAAGCAAAAATAACAGTTGATATGAATCAAATTCACAGTAAAATACcggctttttttttattcaccagTTATTTTATTCGCCAAATGAAGCAAAAGAATAAAtacattgtaaaaaaaaaaaattacagtcAATTGACTTTTCATCAATGTAGTCATGGTGAATGGTACCTAGAACTTGTGGCCCTCAGAAAGTGATTCTGTGGCCCTCTTAGGGGGCTGAGGGTCTCACCAAAGAAACCCAATCTTAGACTTATTGCTCATTTTATTGCTCATTTCTTGAGCCTGAGGAACAACCAAATATAAATACTCTACCTTCTGCCTAAGTATCATATCTAACCTAGAACATACCGTGAATCCCTGACGCCAACTTTAACCAATTGTCCCACAATAATTATTTACTCTAACATGGGGTGGGACCAATAGGACAAGTGTACTAAAATGTGGAAAAGAGGGGCATTCTTGTGACACAAATCTCTATTTACCACAAAAAAAGCGGCCAACCAGGCCTCGAATTCCCTATATACTATATAGGTTTTCTTCGTGCTCCAGACTGAGCCCCAGGGCTCTGCGGGCTCTTTGTTTACCTATTATAATACTAAATCTTTTTTGAATACAAAGCATTACAAAAAGTAATTTAGTTTATTCATGAACATTAATGTCCTGACTTTAGGGATAAATTTTGCGTCtgggaagaatttaaaaaatgctcaaatgtccggaatccggaattttactgcatctgcaatcgtatTGTGCACACTTCTAATACAGAACTTGGTTATCGTATAGGTTACTGACCCTAATCTAGGACATATGGCtaatttcattgtttatttgttcAGGCTGAGGAACGTCTGGCAATGGTCGAAGAACAGAGACTCATGCATGAAGAAAGAATGAAAATGAACGAGGAAAGGAAGAAACAGATCAAACAAGATCAGACAATAATATTGGGAAAGAAAAACTCAAGACCGAAGCTTTCGTTCAGTCTAAAATGAATTTACCTCGTTTTTACAGACTTTACTATTTTTCAAACCAGCATTGCCCAAAGAGAATGTGCCATTTTGTTCTTGAGACATAGCTGGATATGTTTTATCCTTGTAGGGGAGAGTATCACTGAAAGGGTTTTTTTCACATTCATTTTGGAAGGAAGGTTGATGATAGGGTTTCTCACCTTCACTTTGGAGCAAAGATCCGATCGGCTGATTCTTAAAGGAACCACCATTCTTTATGCTTCCCTCCGTGATGTATACCAGTCTAATTCTAGTAGTCATTATGTTAACCACATGAGCAAGCTATACTCTGTGCTTTACTCTCCTTGAGATAGTGGCCTCCCCTCATTTTTGGAAGGTCACAAATTCTTTCGAATCATCAACCTTGTTTTTCCCCTTTTTTTTACACCTTGGGGTGAATATGGGGTTAAAACGAAAGATTTTTGTTCTGTGATGGAAACAAAGTTCGGCTCCATCATTACCCAGTAGGGCATCTCGACCATACCATGTCTTTGGCATATAGCAGATCTCTTTGGTCCCTTCACCATTTCGACTAGATCTAGATCAGAGGTGTGCAACGTGTGACCTGTGTGCCACAACCCGGCCTGCCAAGCCATTttgtgtggcccttgtcaacactcagaattttccccatcaagcataataTGATAATCCGACAattcatgtttaaaaatatgcTCACATCGGTAAAATTACTTTTTCGCTTTATTAAATTTTTCCCCGTATTTCCTTTATTACCGTAATTCGTTGCgtacatggaaaaactaattttttttgtgtggcccagttAGATGGCTGAAGCTGGCAcatcgacaaaaaatgttgcacacccctgatctggATGCATGAACTTGCATCATGAAGAAGGATGCAACTGGTATTTACCAAGTCACTCTTCTGTGATAGAGACTCACTCACTTTGTCTTTATTCAGTCTTTATTACTGTTATCGGATAGACTCAACAGGCTTGAGTAGACTCTACCATAATTAGCAAGACAACTGTGCTTTTACTAAAGCGTACTGAAATGAAAAAACCTAAAATATTTGCTAAAGGGCAGGTTTTCTCTCTCTGACctagaagtaaaggagacttgTCTCTAAGCGAAATTATGTGCACCACTGAAATGCTAAGACCTACTACCTATATAGAATTAGGATGGTGCGTTTCTAAACAGGTAAGttgattatattatttatgTGTTCTTTATTTGTATGTGAAAATACTCCTCCCCCCCCCCTCTCTTCCATCTATGCCGTGGTGGATCTGTAGATAATTGAGTGAGTGTACATTAACGAAGATCAAAGAGGTTTAAAGTATTGTGTTGAAAACTTGAAATACATCTTGCAGTAGATAAAATGGAGCTGGAATTCTATCTTACCAACATACACTTAAAAGTCTGCACAGAGCTTTATCTTTACCTAGTATAATCTCTGCACTTTCTAGAATCTATGGTGTTTTACTTGTTATATGTTAATTACCAGAGTTCACTAGAGACGGTATTGCGTACATACTTGGTATGTTTAAACTGTGATGTGAACAAGTTAAGAGGTGAGCTTTTGTGAGTTATATAGAGGAACTTGGTTTCTCGATTTTGGATCGGTCGCGAATATTAGAAAATTTTCGGCGCATTTGCTCTTGTTTTGCACAATTTATAGATGTTCAGAAACTTTGTTGGTCTAGCTGTCAAAGTAGACAAGCATTCTGACTGTAAAATTATCCAATCCCATGTGAATATCCTACAGCATAACAGTAGGGTGAGTATTGTATGTTATCGATGCTCGTATTGGACAAGATCTTTTTTTTGTAGTGAAATAATATCGGTGATTTCTCGCCCCTTATACTTTAATGTCGTTTTTTtggaaatattgataattaaattatttctgGTTCTACTATTCACTATTAAATTCTTTTTGCCCGGTTGAGCGGTCAGAATGGCCATCTTTTAAGCTACATGGGACAAGGGGTATGTAGTTTACACAAATCGAATAGGCCTGGGATACAAACttattaaaatgtcaaaatataaggCTGGACGTTAGCTCCGTTGCACGTAATACATTTGCTGCCGTAGTCTAAATATAAAGCCTAAAACAAtggtaggataggatttgcatatttgtcCCGGGGAGAGAAAAATCGGCAAGAAGTCTTGCTCATGTgacgaaccacggtctctcgtccgttaccaatccatgtctggtatgggattagttagccactTCAGATACGTGGACTTtatagaggaagccgtaaccgaccagtggttcgCGAACCAGTCTACAGCGACGTGGAGTCCGGCAACCCTCTCGCACGTAATTAACTATTAAAGACATTTTGTGCAAATGACTAAAGTTGACAAGACAAGGTCAACTATGTCGAACGACCCCTAAAGAAAAATTCCTATTAGAACAAGACGCGGGGTCGTGTTACAtcctagaaaaaaaaaatgaccaaatCATATAACGTTCCATGATCTGTGGTGCGGTTTCGACTGTACGGTCCGGGAATAGTTGGCCAGTTGCATGATCACAGTGTCAAAGAAAGGTGTATCGACAAGCGCCATCCGTTGAACAAATGTTGAACGGAGCTGTTAGATCTACATGCAGATCGTATAATTATATTGAGCGaaaaaatatctgatttttCAGGAAGGTAGGTTTTATGGGAACTTACATAATCAACGCAGATGTGAGGAAAATCTTCAATTTTGTAGAACAGCAAAACAATATTTCTGTGCCCTGGAACAGGTTTATTCAGGAGAATCCCTCGCCGCCATTGCAAGCAAATAGGTAGATTCCTTGCGgagtttcataattttttttttgctcagaTACAGTTCGATGAAAGTTAGGCTTCTCATAACCTCCTAAATGTTGACTGCAACTTAGAAAATGTCATCATTTTAGAACGAAAGAGCAAGTTTCTTACATTGCGACACAACTGTTGATGTTTGCTTTGGCTTATATTATGGCGTATCTAGGTTATGGCAGCCATGGGCACCGTTTTGACAGCGCGTAAAGACCTAATCTTAAAATGTTtcgataaaataatttcaaatcgGGAATAATTGAAACGGTTTTAtctaaataataacgtacaagtatctaATTTTATCCACAGTCGGTAAAAATTGGgctctccagaagtatgtatcaaatatggaggtaactaattttgttcgcctactttatatcgaggtgtgtaaagggactgaaacctatgagcagggggtatatttacttggctaacacagacagtccccgaactcgtaataaaactaaaataaggaaaatcggaatataaagataccctaacctggtgcacatattACGGAAGTACCAAAAACTGTCGGTAAACTGCGAGTGGGGGGTGGAGCATTTCTGAAATCTGCCAATTGCCATTGGCGCAATTTCATATTCGATATTTGCCCTATTTAAAATAAAGCCTGACACCAGCGAACACTGTCATTGgtatgaatatattttgaagaaaaatgagCAATAGAGATATCTGTAAACTAAACGTAATTGAGATTGAAAATATAGGTATCGCCTACAAACTGAGACaagtatatattataaaaactcCAATAAGTGACGAACATTACTAAAAACCGGATAAAAAATCTTCAACTTGAACAAAACGCGAAAATCAATTTGATTCCTCAAAGcatttttttc
The sequence above is a segment of the Styela clava chromosome 7, kaStyClav1.hap1.2, whole genome shotgun sequence genome. Coding sequences within it:
- the LOC120327810 gene encoding arginine and glutamate-rich protein 1-like; its protein translation is MSKSRSKSPDLNSVKKTKHSKHSSKSSKRSRSRSRERHSSSRHRDRSAERKRHRGSRSSSRRSRSRSRSYERVDMFGRAISKRTAQEEKKRREEEEVRAEMERQRVIRQKELEEKKIEEETAKRVEALVEKRVQEELEKRKADIEAEVARRVEVMKTEMEKKMIEELERQRLAEIKAKQDMENQEEKKREELERIMEENNKKIAEAQKKLAEERLAMVEEQRLMHEERMKMNEERKKQIKQDQTIILGKKNSRPKLSFSLK